The Aspergillus fumigatus Af293 chromosome 3, whole genome shotgun sequence region TGACTGCGGGCCCAGTAATATTGGTGTTCTAGGGCAGTGGTATGCAAATGCCCGAAAGGCAAATGACTTGGGGATCATTGTAGTGCCTATAAACTGAGAGCAAACACATCACGTTAGCAGAGAGCCCCTGTAAGGCGAATCAAGAAATTAGAGAGACGCTATCAGCAACACGATGAGCGCATCTTCGAGAAGACCAATCGGCAGATATTGGACGACTAACCTTCAGATCAAGTTCAAACTTCCGTTGCTCTCCCCCTCTTCAATTTCCGCTCGCATCGCAATACGCGTTCTCCGCGGCAGAAAAATGTTCCCGTCCGGGCCGCCGGTGAGCTCCCAACAACCTCAACATCTAGAGCAAGAACAAACAGATCTTATCGCGATTGATCCTGCCTTGATGGATCTCTACGTCTAACTTTGAAACGCGCTCTACTGTTTGCAGCACCTAGATCCATCAGGGATTCTGTGCGGCTTAACGACGGGGTAGAACCTCTCACTCGTCTCAAGCCTTCCGAATCCAGCTTCAGCGCCAAGCGCTCTCGGAGATAGATCTCGATCAGAAAGGTGACATTTGAACTATATCAAGCGCAAGATCGAGCAAGATGGCTTCCAGCTTCCCCGTGCGCCGTGTGTCAGCATTGGTTGCTAGACGGCAACCCCGGGTAATCAGCACCACGAGACGTAAGTGACCCAGCGCCCTCAAATGCAATTCAAGCGGGTGCGATCTGGAAATAGTCCAATATGCGATGGCTTCCCGAGTATACTAGAATGAAATCTGCAGGTTCTAACAGCGATATCGATAGGCCTcaattcttcctcttcagtcCAAACACAGAACCCCGTTTACCCCCTCTATCCCTCCGTCCAACTGCTCCTCCATGAAAAGGGCATCCCAGAATCCGAAATCCCCAAGATTCCCGCCTCCGGTCCAAAAGGCCGTCTCCTTAAGGGTGATGTTCTCGCCTACATTGGCGCCATCCCCGCCGACTACCCATCCAGCCAAGCCTCCCGCCTCGAAAAGCTTTCCCATCTCGACCTCAGCAACATCAAGATCGCAGCTCCACAACCCGCCGAGACCAAGGCTCCAGTTGTCGAGGAACCCATCACCAGACCCCCGCCCACAGTCTCAGTAGCCGTTTCTATCTCCCTGGCTACTGTGCTCTCCGTCcaaaagaagatcaaggaaaCGATCGGCGTCACCGTGCCGCTATCGACTTTCCTTGCCCGTGCCACCGACCTGGCGAACGAAGACCTCCCCCGTTCCCCCCGCAGCAAGCCCTCGGCAGACGAGCTCTTTGATGAGATTCTCGGCGCTGAGCCTATCAAGACATCCCCGGGCGATTACGTTCCCGAGCTGAATGCCCTGGAGGCAGTTGAGTATGAGCCCGCTCAGCCCGTCAAGGAAGACATCATCGATATTCTCAGCGGCAAGGTTCCAAAGAAGGCGCCCCGTAAGGCATCCATGGAGGAATACCCCGCCGGCTCTGCTACGAATGTGTTTAGTTTGACCGTTCCTGTTGGTGATGAGACGAGGGCTAGGGTTTTCTTGGACCGGGTGAAGACCCTGTTGACTGTGGAGCCTGGAAGGCTTGTCCTATAGATCTCTAATTCATATACCTGTTCCAAGTAAGGAGTCAAAATAATCAGCGATTTTCTCCTATCACATATCTTATTGTCTTTCAGTGTAGCTCTAATGAGACAAATATACAATTCATCCGTGTACCCGAGCATTAGCATTTTGACTTTTGCAAAGACAATCATTTCACCCCATCTTAGAATGTCTTTAGTCTAGTAGACTTTGACTACAATTAGTTACTTTTTTTACGGTATCACAAACTTCTTCTGCTCAGCTTCTCTACTCTCCCAGAGCAGTATGCAATCCATTCATCTGCCAAGAGCAAGAAACCACTACCAAGGAGCTCCGAGTGTCTTGCAATTGTATGTCTCATGTCATCATAATTTTAGCAGAGATAAAGATACGGCTATCACCATGCAAGCATCAGCGAAAAGAGTTCATTCTGGGGCCGTTGAAGCCCATTCGTCCCATGAGCAACACCAGTCCCTCCAATCCGTGTGAACACCATGAGCGCCACCGCTTATACCGTTTCAGAAAGAGTTAAGAATATCATGCTCGAGGCCAAATCCATAACGAAGATGGCCTGAGGCGGGAAGCCGAGCGTGGGAAGAAAAGTAAGTGCGGAGGAGCAAAGTCGACGAAAGTACATGCCAGGAAGATGTAATAagatggaaaggaaaagagaagcacCTGGATACCACGTTGAAAATGCTGTAGACCCACGAGCAAAATGCGAAAAAAATGCCAAAGAAGCGAAAACTCCTCCCGTAAACAGACCAAAAGTTACCCCCAGGATTGCTGCAACGCCAATGTCCTGGAACGCCGTGTCTAATGCATATGTGAAAACCATGCGGGGATGTAAAAGATGCTGCAGGGTCATGATAACCTCGAGTCCTAACGCCGGTACTACCGAATCGTACCCCATTCCGCAAGCTTGCCGCTCTCTCGTCCATGTTCTCTTCCTGACCTCTTATTGAAAATCTTCCAGAATCTCAACGTTTCGTCACCAGCTCCGGTAACGACGGTCTGTCCATCGGGGCTCATCGCAAGGTAGAGAACACGGAAAGTGTGGCCGGTCAGCGATACAATCTGCTCCATGCGCGGGTATTTCCAGATTACAATCTGGTTCTGACTGTAGCCGTGTGTACTGATGATTTC contains the following coding sequences:
- the pdx1 gene encoding uncharacterized protein, whose translation is MASSFPVRRVSALVARRQPRVISTTRRLNSSSSVQTQNPVYPLYPSVQLLLHEKGIPESEIPKIPASGPKGRLLKGDVLAYIGAIPADYPSSQASRLEKLSHLDLSNIKIAAPQPAETKAPVVEEPITRPPPTVSVAVSISLATVLSVQKKIKETIGVTVPLSTFLARATDLANEDLPRSPRSKPSADELFDEILGAEPIKTSPGDYVPELNALEAVEYEPAQPVKEDIIDILSGKVPKKAPRKASMEEYPAGSATNVFSLTVPVGDETRARVFLDRVKTLLTVEPGRLVL